One segment of Brassica napus cultivar Da-Ae chromosome C3, Da-Ae, whole genome shotgun sequence DNA contains the following:
- the LOC125583181 gene encoding uncharacterized protein LOC125583181, which produces MENVKKLQFPALDITGTNYISWVTNVELHLESLSLSQTIKENNTSTPQEKAKSVIFLRRHLDESIIYDYANMRDPKELWKSLKDRIVAKLRYCGEMITESQMLEKTYTTFHKSHITLQQQYKLRGYTKFSELIVALLIAEKNNELLIKNHMTRPTGSKPFHEANAFDAKKPLKENNTFRGRGRQNYCGRRRKYNPQDRKSIQWVRSEQTPKGKEHQGNTSQKQEEACFRCGTKGHWSHLCRTPAHL; this is translated from the exons atggaaAACGTGAAGAAGCTCCAATTTCCCGCTTTAGACATCACCGGTACCAACTACATTTCATGGGTTACAAATGTTGAACTTCATCTTGAATCTCTTAGTCTATCCCAGACCATTAAAGAGAATAATACTTCAACGCCTCAAGAAAAGGCTAAATCGGTGATCTTCCTTAGAAGACACCTTGATGAAAGTATTATTTATGACTATGCCAACATGAGAGACCCTAAAGAGCTATGGAAGTCTCTGAAAGATC GAATTGTGGCCAAATTGAGATACTGTGGTGAAATGATCACCGAATCTCAAATGCTTGAGAAGACATACACCACATTCCACAAGAGCCACATCACCCTGCAACAACAGTACAAGTTGCGGGGATATACCAAATTTTCGGAATTGATTGTAGCGCTTCTCATAGCAGAAAAGAACAACGAGCTTCTGATCAAGAATCACATGACTCGTCCAACTGGTTCTAAACCGTTTCATGAAGCAAACGCATTTGATGCGAAGAAACCACTCAAGGAAAATAATACTTTTCGGGGTCGCGGTCGTCAAAACTATTGTGGACGACGACGAAAGTACAATCCACAAGATAGGAAGTCAATCCAGTGGGTCCGCTCTGAGCAAACCCCTAAGGGAAAAGAACACCAAGGAAATACCTCCCAGAAGCAAGAAGAGGCTTGTTTCAGATGCGGTACTAAGGGACATTGGTCTCATTTATGTCGTACCCCTGCACAcctttga
- the LOC106360136 gene encoding extensin-2-like, with protein MANPNWPSLLMLVLALFTIVVHSSAQYSPPSPPPYAYSSPWLPPYVYKSPPLPPYVYSSPPPPPYVYNSPPPPPYVYSSPPPPPYVYKSPPPPTYVYSSPPPPPYVYKSPPPPPYVYPSPPPPPYVYKSPPPPPYVYSSPPPPPYVYKSPPPPPYVYSSPPPPPYVYKSPPPPPYVYSSPPPPPYVYKSPPPPPYVYSSPPPPPYIYKSPPPPPYVYSSPPPPPYVHKSPPPPPYVYSSPPPPPYVYKSPPLPPYVYSSPPPPPYVYKSPPPPSYVYSSPPPPSYSYSYSSPPPPIY; from the coding sequence ATGGCCAATCCTAATTGGCCATCTCTACTTATGTTGGTCTTGGCTTTGTTTACCATTGTTGTTCATTCAAGTGCACAATATTCTCCTCCATCACCACCACCATATGCTTATAGTTCTCCATGGCTTCCACCATATGTTTACAAGTCTCCTCCACTACCTCCATATGTATATAGCTCTCCACCGCCTCCTCCATATGTTTACAACTCgccaccaccacctccatacGTCTATagctctccaccaccaccaccatatgtctacaagtctcctccaccacctaCATATGTCTATagctctccaccaccaccaccatatgtctacaagtctcctccaccacctccataCGTATATCCCTCTCCACCGCCTCCTCCATATGTTtacaagtctcctccaccacctccataCGTCTATagctctccaccaccaccaccatatgtctacaagtctcctccaccacctccataTGTCTATagctctccaccaccaccaccatatgtctacaagtctcctccaccacctccataCGTCTATAGctctccaccacctcctccgTATGTCtacaagtctcctccaccacctccttATGTCTACAGCTCTCCACCGCCTCCCCCGTATATTtacaagtctcctccaccacctccttATGTCTACAGCTCTCCACCGCCTCCCCCGTATGTTCacaagtctcctccaccacctcccTACGTGTATAGctctccaccacctccaccatatGTCTACAAGTCTCCTCCACTACCTCCTTATGTCTACAGCTCCCCACCGCCTCCTCCGTATGTTtacaagtctcctccaccaccatctTACGTGTACAGTTCTCCTCCACCACCGAGCTATAGTTATAGCTATAGCTCACCCCCTCCACCAATATactaa
- the LOC106360137 gene encoding extensin-2-like: protein MANPNWPSLLMLVLALFTIVVHSSAQYSPPSPPPYAYSSPWLPPYVYKSPPLPPYVYNSPPPPPYVYNSPPPPPYVYSSPPPPPYVYKSPPPPPYVYSSPPPPPYVYKSPPPPPYVYSSPPPPPYVYKSPPPPPYVYPSPPPPPYVYKSPPPPPYVYSSPPPPPYVYKSPPPPPYVYSSPPPPPYVYKSPPPPPYVYSSPPPPPYVYNSPPPPYVYSSPPPPPYVYKSPPPPPYVYKSPPPPPYVYKSPPPPPYVYSSPPPPPYVYKSPPPPPYVYSSPPPPPYVHKSPPPPPYVYSSPPPPPYVYKSPPPPPYVYSSPPPPPYVYKSPPPPPYVYSSPPPPPYVYKSPPPPPYVYSSPPPPPYVYKSPPPPPYVYSSPPPPPYIYKSPPPPPYVYSSPPPPPYVYKSPPPPPYVYSSPPPPPYVYKSPPPPPYVYSSPPPPPYVYKSPPPPPYVYSSPPPPSYIYSSPPPPSYSYSYSSPPPPIY, encoded by the coding sequence ATGGCCAATCCTAATTGGCCATCTCTACTTATGTTGGTCTTGGCTTTGTTTACCATTGTTGTTCATTCAAGTGCACAATATTCTCCTCCATCACCACCACCATATGCTTATAGTTCTCCATGGCTTCCACCATATGTTTACAAGTCTCCTCCACTACCTCCATACGTATATAACTCTCCACCGCCTCCTCCATATGTTTACAACTCGCCACCACCTCCTCCTTACGTCTACAGCTCTCCACCGCCTCCTCCCTATGTTtacaagtctcctccaccacctccataCGTCTATagctctccaccaccaccaccatatgtctacaagtctcctccaccacctccataTGTCTATagctctccaccaccaccaccatatgtctacaagtctcctccaccacctccataCGTATATCcctctccacctcctcctccgtatgtctacaagtctcctccaccacctccataTGTCTATAGctctccaccacctcctccgTATGTTtacaagtctcctccaccacctccataTGTCTATAGctctccaccacctcctccgTATGTCtacaagtctcctccaccacctccataTGTCTATagctctccaccaccaccaccatatgtctacaactctcctccaccaccatatgtctatagctctccaccaccaccaccatatgtttacaagtctcctccaccaccaccgtatgtctacaagtctcctccaccaccaccgtatgtctacaagtctccaccaccacctccatacGTCTATAGctctccaccacctcctccgTATGTCtacaagtctcctccaccacctccataCGTTTATAGctctccaccacctccaccatatGTCCacaagtctcctccaccacctccataCGTCTATagctctccaccaccaccaccatatgtctacaagtctcctccaccacctccataCGTCTATAGCtccccaccacctccaccatatgtctacaagtctcctccaccacctccataCGTCTATagctctccaccaccaccaccatatgtctacaagtctcctccaccacctccataCGTATATAGctctccaccacctcctccgTATGTTtacaagtctcctccaccacctccttATGTCTACAGCTCTCCACCGCCTCCCCCGTATATTtacaagtctcctccaccacctccttATGTCTACAGCTCTCCACCGCCTCCCCCGTATGTTtacaagtctcctccaccacctcccTACGTGTATAGctctccaccacctccaccatatgtctacaagtctcctccaccacctccttATGTCTACAGCTCCCCACCTCCTCCTCCGTATGTTtacaagtctcctccaccacctccgTACGTGTACagttctcctccaccaccatctTACATCTACAGCTCTCCACCACCTCCAAGCTATAGTTATAGCTATAGCTCACCCCCTCCACCAATATACTAa
- the BNACNNG04490D gene encoding serotonin N-acetyltransferase 2, chloroplastic, which produces MLLRGPISTPPPSLRIRSTLNPQNAAAQPSQASFPAAKQSYSITDEDLQSKGFLLRRTPEGLNLDHLNSVFVAVGFPRRDTAKIEVALRHTDAMLWVENEKTRRPVAFARATGDGVFNAIIWDVVVDPTFQSLGLGKAVMERLIEDLRRKGICNIALYSEPRVLGFYRPLGFVSDPDGIRGMVFVRKQRNKK; this is translated from the coding sequence ATGCTTCTCAGAGGCCCAATCTCCACTCCTCCACCTTCTCTCCGGATAAGGTCCACCTTGAACCCACAAAACGCAGCCGCACAGCCATCACAAGCGTCGTTTCCAGCGGCGAAGCAAAGCTACTCAATCACCGACGAGGATCTCCAGTCCAAAGGCTTTCTCCTCCGCCGCACTCCCGAAGGCCTAAACCTGGACCACCTCAACTCCGTCTTCGTGGCGGTGGGGTTCCCGCGGCGGGACACGGCGAAGATAGAGGTGGCGCTGCGGCACACGGACGCGATGCTGTGGGTGGAGAACGAGAAGACGCGGCGGCCGGTGGCGTTCGCGAGGGCGACGGGAGACGGAGTGTTCAACGCGATCATATGGGACGTGGTGGTTGACCCGACGTTCCAGAGCTTGGGGCTCGGGAAGGCGGTGATGGAGCGGCTGATCGAGGATTTGCGGAGGAAAGGGATCTGCAACATCGCTCTGTATTCGGAGCCTCGGGTTCTCGGGTTTTACCGCCCGCTCGGGTTTGTTTCCGACCCGGATGGGATCCGAGGAATGGTGTTCGTTCGCAAACAGAGAAACAAGAAGTGA